A single Leptidea sinapis chromosome 2, ilLepSina1.1, whole genome shotgun sequence DNA region contains:
- the LOC126971751 gene encoding uncharacterized protein LOC126971751 → MLKNICIFITVLIVSDFSVCLKPTKLENGQFSNKSRIKSDTSDRNKRSVSVNYISRSVFNKDDLTEKDTSESVSYKDKDLPSPKENKEKFVKLWSNRLKKLDDDDGPFWANRGRREEGRSFRGSATWENQERTVRQNKHYELLMNRGASDDPPFWGSRGRRESDESRAKKQNDDDDNFWKNSISEEDPPFWANRGRRLSGTSKHRSEDDKYDALTRNRGRPEVVPFWGNRGQRISMDSKHKKQLDEYEPNLANKVTTEEDEPFWGSRGRRLFEKDRFKKQSDEKDPFWANRGRRTEDTPFWGNRGRRITGDNGLRRQNEDDGPFWANRGKRTTTFNQNSLSQQVLDGLILGPQDDDSNWGSRDLENDDPPWPITQKINTCSQIDNIFQCKRKRNTEISFWSNRGRNSKFKHYFNYPVRARLKYTPNLNKEVNIGYHAKPSEQNTLNDDRIFAEEPHYILIERSSRSSSEDDPYYISRGKKMTEAKTARGRRGAIDDIVKSVRNDPFYIARGKKDTDNVAKIRNLLNYSDKDKEVICGVINSFLNKSSEVKKSENDSDRERRTILKKLAAQLQIDPYFVSRGKKDFDSNEKNSDLYALVNMFYEICSA, encoded by the coding sequence ATGCTCAAAAACATATGCATTTTCATAACAGTCCTTATCGTTTCTGATTTTAGTGTCTGTTTGAAACCAACAAAATTAGAAAACGGTCAATTTAGCAACAAGTCAAGAATAAAATCTGACACATCTGACAGGAATAAGAGATCTGTAAGTGTAAATTATATTTCTCGTTCTGTCTTTAATAAAGATGATTTAACCGAAAAAGATACAAGTGAGAGCGTGTCTTATAAAGACAAAGATCTGCCGAGTCCTAaagaaaacaaagaaaaatttgTCAAGCTATGGAGCAACAGACTTAAAAAACTTGACGATGATGACGGTCCTTTTTGGGCAAACAGGGGTAGGAGAGAAGAAGGTCGGTCATTTCGAGGCTCAGCAACGTGGGAAAACCAAGAAAGAACAGTGAgacaaaataaacattatgaattattaatgaatcGAGGCGCAAGCGATGATCCGCCATTTTGGGGTAGTCGTGGTAGACGTGAGTCGGATGAGAGTAGAGCAAAGAaacaaaatgatgatgatgataatttttggaaaaatagCATAAGCGAAGAAGATCCACCATTTTGGGCTAATAGAGGGCGAAGGTTATCTGGAACTAGCAAACATAGAAGTGAAGATGATAAGTATGATGCATTAACGAGAAACAGAGGCAGGCCAGAAGTTGTACCCTTTTGGGGAAATAGAGGCCAACGAATATCTATGGATAGTAAACATAAAAAACAGCTTGATGAGTATGAACCCAACTTAGCAAACAAGGTCACTACTGAAGAAGACGAGCCATTTTGGGGAAGTAGAGGTAGACGTTTATTTGAAAAAGATAGATTCAAAAAGCAAAGTGACGAAAAAGACCCTTTTTGGGCTAATAGAGGAAGAAGGACCGAAGATACGCCTTTTTGGGGTAATCGAGGCCGACGAATTACTGGAGATAATGGGTTGCGTAGACAAAATGAAGATGATGGTCCTTTTTGGGCAAATAGAGGTAAAAGAACAACTACCTTTAATCAGAATAGTCTAAGTCAGCAAGTTTTAGATGGTTTAATATTAGGGCCACAAGATGATGATTCGAATTGGGGAAGTAGAGATCTAGAAAATGATGATCCGCCATGGCCTATAACACAAAAAATCAATACGTGTAGCCAGATAGATAACATTTTCCAATGCAAACGAAAACGGAATACTGAAATATCGTTTTGGTCCAACAGAGGAAGAAATAgcaaatttaaacattatttcaaCTACCCAGTGAGAGCACGACTCAAATACACTCCAAATTTAAACAAAGAAGTCAATATAGGCTATCATGCAAAGCCTTCGGAGCAAAATACTTTAAATGATGATAGAATTTTCGCCGAAGAACCCCATTATATTCTAATAGAGAGAAGTAGTCGATCTTCATCCGAAGATGATCCTTACTATATTTCAAGAGGGAAAAAAATGACCGAGGCCAAAACCGCAAGAGGGCGTCGTGGGGCAATTGACGATATAGTAAAATCTGTAAGAAACGATCCGTTTTATATTGCTAGAGGTAAGAAGGACACAGATAACGTAGCCAAAATAAGgaatttgttaaattattcagACAAGGATAAAGAAGTTATTTGTGGTGTAATAAATTCTTTTCTCAATAAAAGCAGTGAAGTCAAGAAGAGCGAGAATGATTCTGATAGAGAAAGGCGCACTATCCTGAAAAAACTAGCCGCTCAGCTGCAAATTGATCCGTATTTTGTCAGCAGAGGGAAAAAAGATTTTGATTCCAATGAAAAAAACTCAGATTTGTATGCATTAGTCAATATGTTTTATGAAATATGTTCTGCATAA